Proteins encoded in a region of the Photobacterium profundum SS9 genome:
- a CDS encoding cobalamin biosynthesis family protein, with the protein MTNSWSILLDNASLLALWGALVIHWFFPIPTAVHPIHICQRFAILLADKVNNPNDNYKQRLFSGTLTWALIWGTLLILLIALYQLVWVDVLFQLTLLWIALDWRNTAKLSQHFINAYAKEDKVRCRQLLEYPLNRNTQNLSLLGLGKAGAETQLLSYGRLVAGVLFWYAIAGGIGAIMYRVAICLARAWSPSRHQYHIFGLPAVRILAMLDIIPLRILALLITVGNNSKVALQGLIKQGEHWFLPGPGWLLSATGHKLSLSLGGPAIYDNKKMVRPQIGGKIAPAAFHLAQIQQMMTHRLLAWVVIESALLFIFQGSF; encoded by the coding sequence ATGACAAATAGCTGGTCTATTTTACTCGATAACGCCTCCCTACTCGCATTGTGGGGAGCGTTAGTCATACATTGGTTTTTCCCAATACCAACAGCTGTTCATCCAATCCACATTTGCCAACGTTTCGCGATTCTACTTGCCGATAAAGTCAACAACCCTAACGATAACTACAAACAACGTTTATTCTCAGGAACATTAACTTGGGCACTTATTTGGGGCACGCTGTTAATTTTATTGATTGCACTTTATCAACTTGTTTGGGTGGATGTTCTGTTTCAACTCACCTTGTTATGGATTGCACTAGATTGGCGTAATACCGCGAAACTCAGTCAGCATTTCATTAATGCTTATGCCAAAGAAGACAAAGTACGCTGCCGTCAATTACTGGAATATCCCCTTAATCGTAACACCCAAAATCTCTCTTTATTAGGTTTAGGAAAAGCAGGAGCAGAAACACAGCTTCTGAGTTACGGACGCTTAGTGGCAGGCGTTCTATTCTGGTATGCCATTGCCGGGGGGATTGGTGCCATCATGTACCGCGTTGCGATTTGTCTTGCCCGTGCATGGTCACCATCGCGTCATCAATACCATATATTCGGATTACCTGCAGTACGTATTCTCGCGATGCTAGATATTATTCCACTACGCATACTGGCATTACTCATTACTGTTGGTAACAACAGCAAAGTCGCACTCCAAGGGTTAATCAAACAGGGAGAGCACTGGTTTCTGCCCGGCCCCGGCTGGCTACTGAGTGCGACAGGACATAAATTATCACTGTCTTTAGGTGGGCCTGCTATTTACGATAATAAGAAAATGGTACGCCCCCAAATTGGAGGCAAAATCGCACCTGCAGCCTTTCATTTAGCGCAAATACAACAAATGATGACGCACCGTCTGCTTGCTTGGGTCGTCATTGAAAGCGCATTACTGTTTATTTTTCAAGGAAGTTTCTAA
- the mtnN gene encoding 5'-methylthioadenosine/S-adenosylhomocysteine nucleosidase, translated as MKIGIIGAMEQEVTILKEQLTDCETHHKAGCIFYTGNLNGADVVLLQSGIGKVAAAVGTAVLLEAFQPDAVLNTGSAGGFDSSLTLGDVVISTEVRYHDADVTAFGYEIGQMAQQPAAFISDEKLILTAEQALASMADMHAVRGLICTGDAFVCTPEKQAFIRDNFPTVIAVEMEAAAIAQACHQFNVPFVVVRAISDVADKESPMSFEEFLPLAAQSSSVMVAKMVEILNQ; from the coding sequence ATGAAAATCGGCATTATTGGCGCGATGGAGCAAGAAGTTACCATCCTTAAAGAGCAACTTACTGACTGCGAAACTCACCACAAAGCAGGTTGTATTTTCTACACGGGTAACCTAAATGGCGCAGATGTTGTCTTGTTACAATCAGGGATTGGTAAAGTAGCAGCAGCTGTGGGTACCGCTGTTTTACTGGAAGCATTCCAACCAGATGCTGTCTTAAACACCGGTTCTGCGGGTGGTTTTGATTCAAGCCTAACGCTTGGTGATGTGGTTATTTCAACAGAAGTACGTTACCACGATGCTGATGTAACAGCGTTTGGCTATGAAATTGGTCAAATGGCACAGCAACCAGCAGCTTTCATTTCTGATGAAAAGTTGATATTGACTGCAGAGCAAGCACTAGCCTCAATGGCTGACATGCATGCCGTTCGCGGTCTAATTTGTACGGGGGATGCATTCGTATGTACTCCTGAAAAACAAGCGTTCATTCGTGATAACTTCCCAACAGTTATTGCAGTAGAAATGGAAGCGGCTGCAATCGCTCAAGCTTGTCATCAATTCAATGTACCGTTTGTTGTTGTTCGTGCAATTTCAGATGTCGCAGATAAAGAATCACCAATGAGCTTTGAAGAGTTCTTACCATTAGCAGCACAAAGCTCGTCGGTAATGGTTGCAAAAATGGTCGAGATTCTTAATCAGTAA
- a CDS encoding FAD-dependent oxidoreductase — MSQNVYQFIDVARVDPAKKPLNIRKIEFVEIYEPFTQQQAGAQADRCLDCGNPYCEWKCPVHNYIPQWLKLANEGRILEAVELAHQTNTLPEVCGRVCPQDRLCEGSCTLNEDFGAVAIGNVEKYITDKAFEMGWKPDMSHVEWTDKKVAIIGAGPAGLSCADILVRNGVKPVVFDRYPEIGGLLTFGIPSFKLEKEVMINRRKVFTEMGVEFQLNTEIGKDIQMNDLLKGYDAVFLGVGTYKNMRAGLENENAAGVYDALPFLVSNTYKVMNLNTEIDFTDMKGKRVVVLGGGDTAMDCVRTSIRQNAKNVICAYRRNAANMPGSRREVKNAREEGVKFMFNLQPLSIKINDQGQATGVNVVKTKLGEPDEAGRRHPELVEGSEHLLEADAVIMAFGFQPHAMPWLEKYAVDIDQRGRIKAPETATFPFQTSNEKIFAGGDAVRGSDLVVTAINEGRLAAQGILDYLEV; from the coding sequence ATGAGCCAGAACGTATACCAATTCATTGATGTCGCGCGTGTTGATCCTGCAAAAAAACCGCTTAACATCCGTAAGATTGAGTTCGTTGAAATCTACGAACCCTTTACACAACAGCAAGCTGGGGCTCAAGCTGATCGCTGCCTTGACTGTGGTAACCCATATTGTGAATGGAAATGCCCAGTACATAACTACATTCCACAATGGTTAAAATTAGCCAATGAAGGACGCATATTAGAAGCTGTCGAACTTGCCCACCAAACCAATACACTACCTGAAGTGTGTGGTCGAGTATGCCCACAAGATCGTTTATGCGAAGGGTCTTGTACACTTAATGAGGATTTTGGTGCCGTCGCTATTGGTAACGTTGAAAAATACATTACTGATAAAGCGTTTGAAATGGGCTGGAAACCCGACATGTCGCATGTTGAATGGACAGATAAAAAAGTGGCGATTATTGGTGCCGGTCCTGCAGGATTATCTTGCGCTGATATCTTAGTGCGTAACGGCGTAAAACCCGTGGTATTTGATCGTTACCCAGAAATTGGCGGTTTACTCACGTTTGGTATCCCCTCTTTCAAGCTTGAAAAAGAGGTGATGATTAACCGCCGTAAAGTGTTCACTGAAATGGGCGTTGAGTTCCAACTCAATACCGAGATCGGAAAAGACATTCAGATGAATGACTTGCTCAAAGGCTATGATGCTGTTTTCCTTGGGGTCGGAACGTATAAAAACATGCGTGCTGGTTTGGAAAACGAAAATGCAGCCGGTGTTTACGATGCCCTGCCATTTCTCGTATCGAATACCTACAAAGTGATGAACCTAAACACCGAAATTGATTTTACTGACATGAAAGGAAAACGCGTTGTTGTGTTAGGGGGTGGTGATACCGCGATGGACTGTGTACGCACCTCTATTCGTCAAAACGCCAAAAATGTAATTTGTGCTTACCGCCGTAACGCAGCCAATATGCCAGGTTCAAGACGTGAAGTAAAAAATGCACGTGAAGAAGGCGTGAAATTCATGTTTAACCTACAACCATTAAGTATAAAAATTAATGACCAAGGCCAAGCAACTGGGGTGAATGTCGTTAAAACAAAGCTCGGTGAACCAGACGAAGCAGGACGTCGTCACCCTGAATTGGTTGAAGGCAGTGAACATTTACTTGAAGCCGATGCCGTTATTATGGCCTTTGGTTTTCAGCCTCACGCCATGCCATGGTTAGAAAAATACGCTGTCGACATTGATCAAAGAGGGCGTATTAAAGCGCCTGAAACTGCCACCTTCCCATTTCAAACCTCTAACGAGAAAATCTTTGCTGGCGGCGATGCCGTACGGGGTTCAGACCTCGTCGTCACCGCAATTAATGAAGGGCGTTTAGCCGCTCAAGGTATTCTTGATTACCTTGAGGTGTAA
- the gltB gene encoding glutamate synthase large subunit produces the protein MTLYDPALEKDNCGFGLIAHIEGDTSHKLVRTAISALDRMTHRGGIAADGKTGDGCGLLMKKPESFYRIIANEKDWKLAREFAIGMLFLSQDPVRAEQARAIINDELSKETLSVAGWRTVPINAQVLGPIAKESLPNIEQVFINAPAGWKPRDIDRRLYIARRRIEKRISDDPDFYICSLSSQVTVYKGLCMPADLPRFYTDLGDLRLESSICLFHQRFSTNTQPRWPLAQPFRYLAHNGEINTIAGNRQWARARAYKFASPLLPDLQTAAPFINETGSDSSSLDNMLELFLAGGLDLFRAMRMLVPPAWQNHPDMDPELRAFYDFNSMHMEPWDGPAGIVMSDGRYAACNLDRNGLRPARYVITKDKLITLASEVGIWDYAPDEVSEKGRIGPGELLVIDTKFGKIWHSTDIDNELMGRHPYKEWMDSHVKRLIPFTELGDDQVGSRSLDDNELNTYQKLFGVSHEELDQVLRVVGENGQEATGSMGDDAPMAVLSSKERAITDYFRQMFAQVTNPPIDPLREKHVMSLATCIGREMNVFCETDGHAYRVAFNSPILLYSDLVQLLELDSQYYRNSIIDINYDPSEKDLKQAINDLCDQAERLVRSGTVLLVLSDRGIDKNKFPIPAAMAVGAVQNRLVTTNLRCDANIVIETATARDPHQFAVLIGFGATAVYPYLAYESLGKLIDNGAISKPYRDVMVNFRDGMNKGLYKIMSKMGISTVASYRCSQLFEAIGLHEDIIELCFSGVSSRISGANFDDFQQDLFNLSRKAWLKRKPIEHGGLLKYVHGGEFHAYNPDVVGTLQQAVKSGNYNDYLAFANIVNERPVAAIRDLLALKKSDNPTALEQVEAASALYQRFDSAAMSIGALSPEAHEALAIAMNRLGGYSNSGEGGEDPRRFGTERNSRIKQVASGRFGVTPHYLVNADVIQIKVAQGAKPGEGGQLPGHKVTTEIAKMRFAVPGVTLISPPPHHDIYSIEDLAQLIFDLKEVNPKAMVSVKLVSEPGVGTIATGVAKAYADLITISGYDGGTGASPLSSVKYAGSPWELGLAETQQALVANGLRHKIRLQVDGGLKTGLDVVKAAILGAESFGFGTAPMVALGCKYLRICHLNNCATGVATQDEKLRRDFFKGLPEQVMNYFIGLGQEVRELLAQLGVEQLTDLIGRTDLLVVIGAHTAKQNKLDLSSLLHAPTPIAGKTVYCSEPNTPFDTAQLSNTLIEEALPAIESRSGADLYHDIRNTDRSIGARLSGEIALRYGNQGMAGHPINLYLTGTAGQSFGVWNAGGLNLNLTGDANDYVGKGMTGGKIAIRPPIGSAFKSHEATIIGNTCLYGATGGKLFAAGTAGERFGVRNSGTIAVVEGAGDNACEYMTGGIIAILGKTGVNFGAGMTGGFAYILDEDGDFAGRVNPELIETLPLNNLQIHQEHLRGLIDRHLEETGSSRAQEILADFDQWIPKFYLAKPKSADVNTLLGHQSRSAAELRVQAQ, from the coding sequence ATGACACTGTATGACCCAGCGCTGGAAAAAGACAACTGTGGTTTTGGTTTAATCGCCCATATTGAAGGTGATACTAGTCATAAACTAGTGCGTACCGCCATATCGGCATTGGATCGTATGACCCATCGTGGTGGAATCGCTGCCGACGGAAAAACCGGTGATGGTTGTGGGCTATTAATGAAAAAGCCCGAGAGCTTTTATCGTATTATCGCCAACGAAAAAGACTGGAAACTCGCCCGAGAATTTGCCATTGGTATGCTATTTCTTAGTCAAGATCCAGTTAGAGCCGAGCAAGCCCGCGCAATTATCAATGATGAACTATCAAAAGAAACATTGTCTGTTGCAGGTTGGCGTACTGTCCCTATCAATGCTCAAGTTCTCGGCCCTATTGCTAAAGAATCGTTACCCAATATTGAGCAGGTATTTATCAATGCGCCTGCTGGCTGGAAACCTCGCGACATAGATCGTCGCCTTTATATTGCTCGTCGCCGTATTGAAAAGCGCATTTCTGACGATCCTGATTTTTATATCTGTAGCCTCTCTAGCCAAGTCACGGTTTACAAAGGTTTGTGCATGCCCGCGGATTTACCGCGATTTTACACAGATCTTGGTGATCTCCGTTTAGAGTCTTCTATTTGCTTATTCCACCAGCGTTTCTCGACCAATACCCAACCACGCTGGCCTTTGGCACAACCCTTCCGGTATTTGGCCCACAACGGTGAAATTAATACCATCGCTGGTAACCGCCAATGGGCGCGCGCGCGCGCTTATAAATTTGCTTCACCATTATTACCCGATCTTCAAACTGCCGCCCCCTTTATCAATGAAACAGGATCGGACTCATCTAGCTTAGATAACATGCTAGAACTGTTTTTAGCTGGCGGTCTCGATCTATTCCGGGCAATGCGCATGTTAGTACCACCAGCGTGGCAAAATCATCCTGATATGGATCCTGAACTTCGCGCTTTCTATGATTTTAACTCCATGCACATGGAGCCATGGGATGGACCAGCAGGTATCGTGATGTCTGATGGGCGCTATGCCGCCTGTAATCTTGATCGAAATGGTCTACGACCTGCACGTTATGTGATCACAAAAGACAAATTGATTACCCTTGCATCAGAAGTCGGTATTTGGGATTACGCCCCCGATGAGGTATCTGAAAAAGGCCGTATTGGCCCAGGTGAACTGCTCGTTATCGACACCAAGTTCGGTAAGATCTGGCATTCTACCGACATAGACAACGAACTTATGGGGCGACACCCTTATAAAGAGTGGATGGACAGCCACGTTAAACGGTTAATCCCTTTTACTGAGCTGGGTGACGATCAAGTCGGCAGCCGCTCGTTGGATGACAACGAACTCAATACTTATCAGAAGTTATTTGGTGTCAGTCACGAAGAGTTAGATCAGGTGTTACGTGTTGTCGGCGAAAACGGTCAAGAAGCAACAGGCTCAATGGGTGATGATGCGCCCATGGCGGTATTGTCATCAAAAGAGCGCGCCATTACCGACTACTTCCGCCAAATGTTTGCTCAGGTGACTAATCCTCCGATCGATCCGCTGCGTGAAAAGCACGTTATGTCACTCGCCACCTGTATTGGTCGTGAAATGAACGTGTTTTGTGAAACCGATGGTCACGCTTATCGGGTTGCCTTTAATTCGCCGATATTACTGTATTCAGATTTAGTACAACTATTAGAGCTCGATAGCCAATATTATCGTAATAGCATTATCGATATTAACTACGACCCAAGCGAAAAAGATCTCAAACAAGCCATCAATGATCTCTGTGATCAAGCTGAACGCCTCGTTCGCAGTGGTACCGTGTTACTCGTATTATCCGATCGTGGTATTGATAAAAATAAGTTTCCGATCCCTGCCGCAATGGCCGTCGGTGCCGTGCAAAATCGCCTAGTGACAACGAATTTGCGCTGCGATGCCAACATCGTTATCGAAACCGCAACCGCACGCGATCCACACCAATTTGCGGTACTCATTGGCTTTGGTGCCACCGCGGTTTATCCATACCTTGCTTATGAATCGCTGGGTAAGCTGATCGATAATGGGGCAATATCTAAACCATACCGTGATGTGATGGTGAATTTTCGCGATGGCATGAATAAAGGTCTATACAAGATCATGTCTAAAATGGGGATCTCCACTGTTGCCTCATACCGTTGTTCACAACTCTTTGAAGCGATTGGTCTGCATGAAGACATCATCGAACTGTGCTTTAGCGGTGTTTCAAGCCGAATTTCTGGCGCTAACTTTGACGACTTCCAACAAGATTTATTTAATCTATCACGTAAAGCATGGCTAAAACGTAAGCCGATAGAACATGGCGGCTTGCTAAAATACGTTCATGGTGGTGAATTCCACGCCTACAATCCCGATGTAGTTGGCACCCTACAACAGGCAGTTAAATCAGGTAATTACAACGATTACTTGGCGTTTGCCAATATCGTTAATGAGCGCCCAGTCGCGGCGATTCGTGACTTATTAGCATTAAAGAAATCTGATAACCCTACAGCACTAGAGCAAGTCGAAGCAGCCAGTGCACTCTATCAGCGCTTCGATTCCGCAGCGATGTCTATTGGTGCACTCAGCCCTGAAGCCCATGAAGCACTCGCGATTGCGATGAACCGCTTGGGCGGTTACTCAAATTCAGGAGAAGGCGGCGAAGATCCACGTCGCTTTGGCACCGAGCGAAACTCACGTATTAAGCAAGTGGCTTCAGGACGATTTGGGGTCACACCGCATTACTTAGTCAATGCTGATGTTATCCAGATCAAAGTGGCACAAGGTGCTAAACCCGGAGAAGGAGGCCAGCTGCCGGGTCACAAAGTCACCACTGAAATTGCTAAAATGCGCTTTGCGGTACCCGGAGTAACATTAATATCACCGCCACCTCATCACGATATTTATTCGATTGAAGATTTAGCCCAATTGATCTTTGATTTAAAAGAAGTCAATCCTAAAGCCATGGTGTCGGTCAAACTGGTTTCTGAACCTGGCGTCGGTACGATTGCGACAGGTGTCGCTAAAGCCTACGCAGATCTAATCACTATTTCTGGTTACGATGGCGGAACCGGTGCTAGCCCACTCAGCTCTGTAAAATATGCTGGCAGCCCGTGGGAGCTGGGGTTAGCGGAAACTCAACAAGCATTAGTGGCTAACGGGTTACGTCATAAAATCCGCCTACAAGTCGATGGTGGCTTGAAAACCGGTCTCGATGTGGTGAAAGCGGCGATTCTTGGTGCTGAAAGCTTTGGTTTTGGTACAGCCCCGATGGTAGCGTTAGGCTGTAAATATCTACGAATTTGTCACCTAAATAACTGTGCAACTGGGGTAGCAACCCAAGATGAAAAACTGCGCCGTGACTTCTTTAAAGGTTTACCAGAACAAGTCATGAACTACTTCATCGGTTTAGGTCAGGAAGTTCGTGAATTATTGGCTCAGTTAGGGGTTGAACAGCTCACCGACCTAATTGGCCGTACTGATCTGCTAGTTGTCATTGGTGCTCATACAGCGAAACAAAACAAGCTTGATTTAAGCAGCTTGCTACATGCGCCGACACCAATCGCAGGCAAAACAGTGTATTGCAGCGAACCCAACACCCCGTTTGATACCGCTCAATTAAGTAACACCTTAATTGAAGAAGCCTTGCCAGCCATAGAAAGCCGAAGCGGTGCCGATTTATATCACGATATTCGTAATACTGATCGCTCGATTGGTGCCCGTTTATCCGGTGAAATCGCCTTACGTTATGGTAACCAAGGTATGGCAGGACACCCCATAAACCTTTACTTAACCGGTACTGCTGGTCAGTCATTTGGGGTATGGAACGCCGGTGGGCTAAACCTCAACTTAACGGGCGATGCCAACGACTACGTGGGTAAAGGGATGACAGGCGGCAAGATTGCCATCAGGCCACCGATTGGCTCTGCATTTAAATCGCATGAGGCCACGATTATTGGTAATACCTGCTTATATGGTGCGACGGGCGGGAAGTTATTTGCTGCTGGTACGGCAGGTGAACGCTTCGGCGTGCGTAACTCAGGTACGATTGCCGTGGTTGAAGGTGCCGGTGATAACGCCTGCGAATACATGACGGGGGGTATTATTGCCATTTTAGGTAAAACAGGGGTCAACTTCGGTGCAGGCATGACCGGTGGCTTTGCTTATATTCTTGATGAAGATGGTGATTTCGCAGGACGCGTAAACCCTGAACTCATTGAAACACTGCCGTTAAATAACCTTCAAATCCACCAAGAGCATTTACGCGGTTTGATTGATCGCCACCTTGAAGAAACAGGATCAAGCCGAGCGCAAGAAATTCTGGCCGACTTCGACCAATGGATTCCAAAGTTCTATTTAGCGAAACCTAAATCGGCCGATGTGAATACCCTTCTGGGTCACCAAAGCCGCTCAGCTGCCGAGCTGCGTGTACAAGCACAATAA
- a CDS encoding glutamate synthase subunit beta, with protein sequence MGKPTGFLEFGRELPQKVDPSVRIQDNKEFVLNDDFGDKINTQASRCMDCGVPFCHNACPIGNIIPEFNDAVFRDSWEEAWNILSSTNNFPEFTGRVCPAPCESGCVLGINQDPITICNIEKTIVETAYREGYAKPKTPRTRTGKTIAIIGSGPAGLSAAEQLNSAGHCVTVFERDEKVGGLLRFGIPDFKLGMDIIDRKIDLMSDAGVKFEVNAHIGVTVNAQQLRHEFDVVLLTGGSTVPRNLPIPGRELTGVHFAMEFLAQNNRRANDMDLKTEEIHAKGKHIVVVGGGDTGSDCVGTSNRHGAASITQVEIMPIPPGQRPTNQPWPSYPMIMKTSTSHEEGCDRHWNILTKEFIGDEAGNVKALRIADIQWQEAKPGERPGFDEIAGSERIIPCDMAFLAMGFLHPEPTGVIAQLDIKLDERGNIATTGFATSQKGVFAAGDMRTGQSLVVRCINEGRECAREIDDFLMGNSNLEAKDDSLMLSQA encoded by the coding sequence ATGGGTAAGCCTACAGGATTTTTAGAATTTGGTCGTGAGCTACCACAAAAGGTAGATCCAAGCGTTCGTATTCAAGATAACAAAGAATTTGTTCTTAATGACGACTTTGGCGATAAGATCAATACTCAAGCATCACGTTGCATGGATTGCGGCGTACCTTTCTGTCACAACGCGTGCCCGATTGGTAACATCATCCCAGAGTTCAACGATGCCGTTTTCCGAGATAGCTGGGAAGAAGCGTGGAACATTTTAAGTTCAACCAATAACTTCCCTGAATTTACTGGTCGTGTATGTCCAGCTCCTTGTGAAAGTGGCTGTGTATTGGGTATCAACCAAGATCCAATCACGATTTGTAATATCGAGAAAACCATTGTCGAAACAGCCTATCGTGAAGGATATGCAAAACCGAAAACACCACGCACACGTACAGGCAAAACCATTGCTATCATCGGTTCTGGTCCTGCGGGTCTATCCGCTGCCGAGCAGTTAAACAGCGCGGGTCATTGTGTGACGGTTTTTGAGCGTGATGAAAAGGTCGGGGGACTATTACGTTTTGGGATCCCTGACTTCAAATTAGGCATGGATATCATTGATCGTAAAATCGACTTAATGAGCGATGCAGGCGTAAAATTTGAGGTTAATGCTCACATTGGTGTCACGGTAAATGCTCAGCAATTACGTCACGAGTTTGATGTGGTATTACTAACAGGCGGATCAACCGTACCGCGTAATTTACCGATTCCAGGTCGTGAACTAACTGGTGTACATTTTGCAATGGAATTCCTTGCGCAAAATAATCGCCGGGCTAACGACATGGATTTAAAAACCGAAGAAATTCACGCCAAAGGCAAGCATATTGTCGTGGTTGGTGGTGGTGATACGGGTTCTGACTGTGTGGGTACATCTAACCGTCATGGTGCTGCAAGCATTACTCAAGTGGAAATTATGCCAATACCACCTGGGCAGCGCCCAACGAATCAGCCTTGGCCGTCTTACCCAATGATCATGAAAACATCGACTTCGCATGAAGAAGGTTGTGATCGTCATTGGAATATTCTGACTAAAGAGTTCATCGGTGATGAGGCGGGTAATGTAAAAGCATTGCGTATCGCCGATATTCAGTGGCAAGAAGCCAAGCCTGGTGAACGTCCTGGTTTTGATGAAATCGCAGGGTCTGAGCGTATTATTCCATGTGATATGGCGTTCTTAGCGATGGGCTTCTTACATCCAGAACCAACAGGCGTTATTGCTCAACTGGATATTAAGTTGGATGAGCGCGGTAATATTGCAACCACGGGTTTTGCAACTAGCCAGAAAGGTGTTTTTGCCGCAGGCGATATGCGTACAGGCCAATCTTTGGTGGTACGTTGTATCAACGAAGGTCGTGAATGTGCACGTGAAATTGATGACTTTTTAATGGGTAATTCTAACTTAGAAGCAAAAGATGATTCACTGATGCTATCTCAAGCCTAA